A genome region from Oryzias latipes chromosome 2, ASM223467v1 includes the following:
- the LOC101154761 gene encoding signal transducer and activator of transcription 1-alpha/beta isoform X4 yields MAQWGQLQMLDCKYLEQVDQLYDDSFPMDIRQYLSKWIESIDWDTVAMQDSLATIRFHDLLAQLDDQHSRFALENNFLLQHNIRKIKRNLQDRFQEDPVHMAMIISRNLKEEQNILAKAKSMEQEGESTVSAMVVEKQKLDNKVKEMRDRVQMVDVNIKNVEDLQDEYDFRVNSLKNRENEMNGMTAKELEKEKMGIARMGFELKSKRQDAVIQLSDLLTVIHALLTDLISEELPEWKQRQQIACIGGPPNACVDQLQNWFTAAAESLQQVRQHLKKLQELEQKFTYDNDPITQKKAFLEARTLELLKNLLSNSLVVERQPCMPTHPQRPLVLKTGVQFTVKLRFLVKLQEFNYQIKVKAVFDKDVTEKKGFRKFNILGTNTKVMNMEESNGSLAAEFRHLQLKEQKVAGNRTNEGPLIVTEELHSLGFESELQLNQSGLSIKLEAMSLPVVVISNVCQLPSGWASILWYNMLTTEPKNLKFFLSPPAAKWSQLSEVLSWQFSSVTKRGLNQEQLNMLADKLLGAKAQRNPEGLIPWTKFCKQQGANEKAFAFWLWIEGILDLIKRHLLSLWNDGSIMGFISKEREKALLSGKCPGTFLLRFSESSRDGAITFTWIEHDIHDKPIFHSVEPYTKKELTAVSLPDIIRTYKVMAAENIPENPLRFLYPAIPKDKAFGKYYPKPPEPQEPMDVESSQPSGYMKTELISVSEVPPSRLQDNIMPMSPDDYKALEQFVGHRDIDAVMSGDLQDEN; encoded by the exons ATGGCGCAGTGGGGCCAGCTTCAGATGTTGGACTGTAAGTACCTGGAGCAGGTGGACCAGCTGTACGACGACTCCTTCCCCATGGACATCCGCCAGTACCTGAGCAAGTGGATCGAGAGCATCGACTG GGACACGGTGGCGATGCAGGACTCGCTGGCCACCATTCGCTTCCACGACCTGCTGGCTCAGCTGGACGACCAGCACAGCCGCTTTGCGCTGGAGAACAacttcctgctgcagcacaACATCCGAAAAATCAAAAGGAACCTGCAG GATCGGTTCCAGGAGGATCCGGTCCACATGGCCATGATTATCTCCAGGAACCTGAAAGAGGAGCAGAACATCCTGGCTAAGGCGAAGAGCATGGAG CAGGAGGGCGAGAGCACGGTGTCCGCCATGGTGGTGGAGAAGCAGAAGCTGGACAACAAAGTGAAGGAGATGAGGGACCGAGTCCAG ATGGTGGACGTGAACATCAAGAACGTGGAGGACCTGCAGGACGAGTACGACTTCAGGGTCAACTCCCTGAAGAATAGAG AGAACGAGATGAACGGCATGACAGCGAaggagctggagaaggagaagaTGGGCATCGCCCGGATGGGCTTCGAGCTGAAATCCAAGCGTCAG GACGCGGTGATCCAGCTGAGCGACCTCCTCACCGTCATCCACGCCCTCCTGACCGACCTGATCTCCGAGGAGCTGCCGGAGTGGAAGCAGCGGCAGCAGATCGCCTGCATCGGCGGCCCGCCAAACGCCTGCGTGGACCAGCTGCAGAACTG GTTCACGGCCGCGGCGGAGAGCCTCCAGCAGGTCCGCCAGCACCTGAAGAAGCTGCAGGAGTTGGAGCAGAAGTTCACGTACGACAACGACCCCATCACGCAGAAGAAAGCCTTCCTGGAGGCGCGAACTCTGGAGCTGCTCAAAAACCTTCTCTCCAA CTCCCTGGTGGTGGAGCGGCAGCCGTGCATGCCCACCCACCCGCAGAGGCCGCTGGTGCTGAAGACCGGCGTCCAGTTCACCGTCAAACTACG GTTTCTGgtgaagctgcaggagttcaACTACCAGATCAAGGTCAAGGCCGTGTTCGACAA AGATGTTACGGAGAAGAAAGG GTTTCGGAAGTTCAACATTCTGGGGACGAACACCAAAGTCATGAACATGGAAGAGTCCAACGGCAGTTTGGCGGCAGAGTTCCGACATTTG CAACTGAAGGAGCAGAAAGTCGCCGGCAACAGAACCAATGAG GGCCCTCTGATCGTCACGGAGGAGCTGCATTCACTCGGCTTCGAGTCGGAGCTGCAGCTCAACCAGTCCGGCCTGAGCATCAAGCTGGAG GCCATGTCGCTGCCCGTGGTGGTCATCTCCAACGTGTGCCAGCTGCCCAGCGGCTGGGCCTCCATCCTCTGGTACAACATGCTCACCACCGAGCCCAAA AACCTCAAGTTCTTCCTGTCGCCGCCGGCCGCCAAGTGGTCTCAGCTGTCCGAGGTTCTCAGCTGGCAGTTCTCCTCCGTCACCAAGCGAGGACTGAACCAGGAGCAGCTCAACATGCTGGCGGACAAACTGCTGG GAGCCAAAGCGCAGAGGAACCCAGAGGGACTCATCCCTTGGACCAAGTTCtgcaag CAGCAAGGTGCCAACGAGAAAGCGTTCGCCTTCTGGCTGTGGATCGAAGGGATCCTGGATTTGATCAAGAGGCACCTGCTGTCCCTGTGGAACGACGG CTCCATCATGGGCTTCATCAGCAAAGAGAGGGAGAAGGCTCTGCTGAGCGGCAAATGTCCGGGAACCTTCCTGCTGCGCTTCAGCGAGAGCAGCCGGGACGGCGCCATCACCTTCACCTGGATCGAGCACGACATCCACG ACAAGCCGATTTTCCACTCCGTTGAGCCGTACACCAAGAAGGAGCTGACTGCTGTTTCGCTGCCCGACATCATTCGCACCTACAAGGTGATGGCGGCCGAGAACATTCCAGAGAACCCGCTGCGCTTCCTCTACCCCGCCATCCCCAAAGACAAGGCTTTTGGGAAATACTACCCCAAACCCCCAGAGC CTCAAGAGCCCATGGACGTGGAGAGCTCGCAGCCCAGTGGCTACATGAAGACAGAGCTCATATCCGTTTCAGAAGT ACCGCCGTCCAGGCTGCAAGACAACATCATGCCCATGTCTCCGGACGACTACAAGGCACTGGAGCAGTTTGTGGGCCACAGAGACATCGATGCTGTG atgaGCGGAGACTTACAGGACGAAAACTGA
- the LOC101154761 gene encoding signal transducer and activator of transcription 1-alpha/beta isoform X3 translates to MAQWGQLQMLDCKYLEQVDQLYDDSFPMDIRQYLSKWIESIDWDTVAMQDSLATIRFHDLLAQLDDQHSRFALENNFLLQHNIRKIKRNLQDRFQEDPVHMAMIISRNLKEEQNILAKAKSMEEGESTVSAMVVEKQKLDNKVKEMRDRVQMVDVNIKNVEDLQDEYDFRVNSLKNRENEMNGMTAKELEKEKMGIARMGFELKSKRQDAVIQLSDLLTVIHALLTDLISEELPEWKQRQQIACIGGPPNACVDQLQNWFTAAAESLQQVRQHLKKLQELEQKFTYDNDPITQKKAFLEARTLELLKNLLSNSLVVERQPCMPTHPQRPLVLKTGVQFTVKLRFLVKLQEFNYQIKVKAVFDKDVTEKKGFRKFNILGTNTKVMNMEESNGSLAAEFRHLQLKEQKVAGNRTNEGPLIVTEELHSLGFESELQLNQSGLSIKLEAMSLPVVVISNVCQLPSGWASILWYNMLTTEPKNLKFFLSPPAAKWSQLSEVLSWQFSSVTKRGLNQEQLNMLADKLLGAKAQRNPEGLIPWTKFCKQQGANEKAFAFWLWIEGILDLIKRHLLSLWNDGSIMGFISKEREKALLSGKCPGTFLLRFSESSRDGAITFTWIEHDIHDKPIFHSVEPYTKKELTAVSLPDIIRTYKVMAAENIPENPLRFLYPAIPKDKAFGKYYPKPPEPQEPMDVESSQPSGYMKTELISVSEVPPSRLQDNIMPMSPDDYKALEQFVGHRDIDAVTNNLMDFGGFDAQMSGDLQDEN, encoded by the exons ATGGCGCAGTGGGGCCAGCTTCAGATGTTGGACTGTAAGTACCTGGAGCAGGTGGACCAGCTGTACGACGACTCCTTCCCCATGGACATCCGCCAGTACCTGAGCAAGTGGATCGAGAGCATCGACTG GGACACGGTGGCGATGCAGGACTCGCTGGCCACCATTCGCTTCCACGACCTGCTGGCTCAGCTGGACGACCAGCACAGCCGCTTTGCGCTGGAGAACAacttcctgctgcagcacaACATCCGAAAAATCAAAAGGAACCTGCAG GATCGGTTCCAGGAGGATCCGGTCCACATGGCCATGATTATCTCCAGGAACCTGAAAGAGGAGCAGAACATCCTGGCTAAGGCGAAGAGCATGGAG GAGGGCGAGAGCACGGTGTCCGCCATGGTGGTGGAGAAGCAGAAGCTGGACAACAAAGTGAAGGAGATGAGGGACCGAGTCCAG ATGGTGGACGTGAACATCAAGAACGTGGAGGACCTGCAGGACGAGTACGACTTCAGGGTCAACTCCCTGAAGAATAGAG AGAACGAGATGAACGGCATGACAGCGAaggagctggagaaggagaagaTGGGCATCGCCCGGATGGGCTTCGAGCTGAAATCCAAGCGTCAG GACGCGGTGATCCAGCTGAGCGACCTCCTCACCGTCATCCACGCCCTCCTGACCGACCTGATCTCCGAGGAGCTGCCGGAGTGGAAGCAGCGGCAGCAGATCGCCTGCATCGGCGGCCCGCCAAACGCCTGCGTGGACCAGCTGCAGAACTG GTTCACGGCCGCGGCGGAGAGCCTCCAGCAGGTCCGCCAGCACCTGAAGAAGCTGCAGGAGTTGGAGCAGAAGTTCACGTACGACAACGACCCCATCACGCAGAAGAAAGCCTTCCTGGAGGCGCGAACTCTGGAGCTGCTCAAAAACCTTCTCTCCAA CTCCCTGGTGGTGGAGCGGCAGCCGTGCATGCCCACCCACCCGCAGAGGCCGCTGGTGCTGAAGACCGGCGTCCAGTTCACCGTCAAACTACG GTTTCTGgtgaagctgcaggagttcaACTACCAGATCAAGGTCAAGGCCGTGTTCGACAA AGATGTTACGGAGAAGAAAGG GTTTCGGAAGTTCAACATTCTGGGGACGAACACCAAAGTCATGAACATGGAAGAGTCCAACGGCAGTTTGGCGGCAGAGTTCCGACATTTG CAACTGAAGGAGCAGAAAGTCGCCGGCAACAGAACCAATGAG GGCCCTCTGATCGTCACGGAGGAGCTGCATTCACTCGGCTTCGAGTCGGAGCTGCAGCTCAACCAGTCCGGCCTGAGCATCAAGCTGGAG GCCATGTCGCTGCCCGTGGTGGTCATCTCCAACGTGTGCCAGCTGCCCAGCGGCTGGGCCTCCATCCTCTGGTACAACATGCTCACCACCGAGCCCAAA AACCTCAAGTTCTTCCTGTCGCCGCCGGCCGCCAAGTGGTCTCAGCTGTCCGAGGTTCTCAGCTGGCAGTTCTCCTCCGTCACCAAGCGAGGACTGAACCAGGAGCAGCTCAACATGCTGGCGGACAAACTGCTGG GAGCCAAAGCGCAGAGGAACCCAGAGGGACTCATCCCTTGGACCAAGTTCtgcaag CAGCAAGGTGCCAACGAGAAAGCGTTCGCCTTCTGGCTGTGGATCGAAGGGATCCTGGATTTGATCAAGAGGCACCTGCTGTCCCTGTGGAACGACGG CTCCATCATGGGCTTCATCAGCAAAGAGAGGGAGAAGGCTCTGCTGAGCGGCAAATGTCCGGGAACCTTCCTGCTGCGCTTCAGCGAGAGCAGCCGGGACGGCGCCATCACCTTCACCTGGATCGAGCACGACATCCACG ACAAGCCGATTTTCCACTCCGTTGAGCCGTACACCAAGAAGGAGCTGACTGCTGTTTCGCTGCCCGACATCATTCGCACCTACAAGGTGATGGCGGCCGAGAACATTCCAGAGAACCCGCTGCGCTTCCTCTACCCCGCCATCCCCAAAGACAAGGCTTTTGGGAAATACTACCCCAAACCCCCAGAGC CTCAAGAGCCCATGGACGTGGAGAGCTCGCAGCCCAGTGGCTACATGAAGACAGAGCTCATATCCGTTTCAGAAGT ACCGCCGTCCAGGCTGCAAGACAACATCATGCCCATGTCTCCGGACGACTACAAGGCACTGGAGCAGTTTGTGGGCCACAGAGACATCGATGCTGTG ACCAACAATCTGATGGACTTTGGAGGGTTTGACGCTCAG atgaGCGGAGACTTACAGGACGAAAACTGA
- the LOC101154761 gene encoding signal transducer and activator of transcription 1-alpha/beta isoform X5 — MAQWGQLQMLDCKYLEQVDQLYDDSFPMDIRQYLSKWIESIDWDTVAMQDSLATIRFHDLLAQLDDQHSRFALENNFLLQHNIRKIKRNLQDRFQEDPVHMAMIISRNLKEEQNILAKAKSMEEGESTVSAMVVEKQKLDNKVKEMRDRVQMVDVNIKNVEDLQDEYDFRVNSLKNRENEMNGMTAKELEKEKMGIARMGFELKSKRQDAVIQLSDLLTVIHALLTDLISEELPEWKQRQQIACIGGPPNACVDQLQNWFTAAAESLQQVRQHLKKLQELEQKFTYDNDPITQKKAFLEARTLELLKNLLSNSLVVERQPCMPTHPQRPLVLKTGVQFTVKLRFLVKLQEFNYQIKVKAVFDKDVTEKKGFRKFNILGTNTKVMNMEESNGSLAAEFRHLQLKEQKVAGNRTNEGPLIVTEELHSLGFESELQLNQSGLSIKLEAMSLPVVVISNVCQLPSGWASILWYNMLTTEPKNLKFFLSPPAAKWSQLSEVLSWQFSSVTKRGLNQEQLNMLADKLLGAKAQRNPEGLIPWTKFCKQGANEKAFAFWLWIEGILDLIKRHLLSLWNDGSIMGFISKEREKALLSGKCPGTFLLRFSESSRDGAITFTWIEHDIHDKPIFHSVEPYTKKELTAVSLPDIIRTYKVMAAENIPENPLRFLYPAIPKDKAFGKYYPKPPEPQEPMDVESSQPSGYMKTELISVSEVPPSRLQDNIMPMSPDDYKALEQFVGHRDIDAVTNNLMDFGGFDAQMSGDLQDEN, encoded by the exons ATGGCGCAGTGGGGCCAGCTTCAGATGTTGGACTGTAAGTACCTGGAGCAGGTGGACCAGCTGTACGACGACTCCTTCCCCATGGACATCCGCCAGTACCTGAGCAAGTGGATCGAGAGCATCGACTG GGACACGGTGGCGATGCAGGACTCGCTGGCCACCATTCGCTTCCACGACCTGCTGGCTCAGCTGGACGACCAGCACAGCCGCTTTGCGCTGGAGAACAacttcctgctgcagcacaACATCCGAAAAATCAAAAGGAACCTGCAG GATCGGTTCCAGGAGGATCCGGTCCACATGGCCATGATTATCTCCAGGAACCTGAAAGAGGAGCAGAACATCCTGGCTAAGGCGAAGAGCATGGAG GAGGGCGAGAGCACGGTGTCCGCCATGGTGGTGGAGAAGCAGAAGCTGGACAACAAAGTGAAGGAGATGAGGGACCGAGTCCAG ATGGTGGACGTGAACATCAAGAACGTGGAGGACCTGCAGGACGAGTACGACTTCAGGGTCAACTCCCTGAAGAATAGAG AGAACGAGATGAACGGCATGACAGCGAaggagctggagaaggagaagaTGGGCATCGCCCGGATGGGCTTCGAGCTGAAATCCAAGCGTCAG GACGCGGTGATCCAGCTGAGCGACCTCCTCACCGTCATCCACGCCCTCCTGACCGACCTGATCTCCGAGGAGCTGCCGGAGTGGAAGCAGCGGCAGCAGATCGCCTGCATCGGCGGCCCGCCAAACGCCTGCGTGGACCAGCTGCAGAACTG GTTCACGGCCGCGGCGGAGAGCCTCCAGCAGGTCCGCCAGCACCTGAAGAAGCTGCAGGAGTTGGAGCAGAAGTTCACGTACGACAACGACCCCATCACGCAGAAGAAAGCCTTCCTGGAGGCGCGAACTCTGGAGCTGCTCAAAAACCTTCTCTCCAA CTCCCTGGTGGTGGAGCGGCAGCCGTGCATGCCCACCCACCCGCAGAGGCCGCTGGTGCTGAAGACCGGCGTCCAGTTCACCGTCAAACTACG GTTTCTGgtgaagctgcaggagttcaACTACCAGATCAAGGTCAAGGCCGTGTTCGACAA AGATGTTACGGAGAAGAAAGG GTTTCGGAAGTTCAACATTCTGGGGACGAACACCAAAGTCATGAACATGGAAGAGTCCAACGGCAGTTTGGCGGCAGAGTTCCGACATTTG CAACTGAAGGAGCAGAAAGTCGCCGGCAACAGAACCAATGAG GGCCCTCTGATCGTCACGGAGGAGCTGCATTCACTCGGCTTCGAGTCGGAGCTGCAGCTCAACCAGTCCGGCCTGAGCATCAAGCTGGAG GCCATGTCGCTGCCCGTGGTGGTCATCTCCAACGTGTGCCAGCTGCCCAGCGGCTGGGCCTCCATCCTCTGGTACAACATGCTCACCACCGAGCCCAAA AACCTCAAGTTCTTCCTGTCGCCGCCGGCCGCCAAGTGGTCTCAGCTGTCCGAGGTTCTCAGCTGGCAGTTCTCCTCCGTCACCAAGCGAGGACTGAACCAGGAGCAGCTCAACATGCTGGCGGACAAACTGCTGG GAGCCAAAGCGCAGAGGAACCCAGAGGGACTCATCCCTTGGACCAAGTTCtgcaag CAAGGTGCCAACGAGAAAGCGTTCGCCTTCTGGCTGTGGATCGAAGGGATCCTGGATTTGATCAAGAGGCACCTGCTGTCCCTGTGGAACGACGG CTCCATCATGGGCTTCATCAGCAAAGAGAGGGAGAAGGCTCTGCTGAGCGGCAAATGTCCGGGAACCTTCCTGCTGCGCTTCAGCGAGAGCAGCCGGGACGGCGCCATCACCTTCACCTGGATCGAGCACGACATCCACG ACAAGCCGATTTTCCACTCCGTTGAGCCGTACACCAAGAAGGAGCTGACTGCTGTTTCGCTGCCCGACATCATTCGCACCTACAAGGTGATGGCGGCCGAGAACATTCCAGAGAACCCGCTGCGCTTCCTCTACCCCGCCATCCCCAAAGACAAGGCTTTTGGGAAATACTACCCCAAACCCCCAGAGC CTCAAGAGCCCATGGACGTGGAGAGCTCGCAGCCCAGTGGCTACATGAAGACAGAGCTCATATCCGTTTCAGAAGT ACCGCCGTCCAGGCTGCAAGACAACATCATGCCCATGTCTCCGGACGACTACAAGGCACTGGAGCAGTTTGTGGGCCACAGAGACATCGATGCTGTG ACCAACAATCTGATGGACTTTGGAGGGTTTGACGCTCAG atgaGCGGAGACTTACAGGACGAAAACTGA
- the LOC101154761 gene encoding signal transducer and activator of transcription 1-alpha/beta isoform X2: MAQWGQLQMLDCKYLEQVDQLYDDSFPMDIRQYLSKWIESIDWDTVAMQDSLATIRFHDLLAQLDDQHSRFALENNFLLQHNIRKIKRNLQDRFQEDPVHMAMIISRNLKEEQNILAKAKSMEQEGESTVSAMVVEKQKLDNKVKEMRDRVQMVDVNIKNVEDLQDEYDFRVNSLKNRENEMNGMTAKELEKEKMGIARMGFELKSKRQDAVIQLSDLLTVIHALLTDLISEELPEWKQRQQIACIGGPPNACVDQLQNWFTAAAESLQQVRQHLKKLQELEQKFTYDNDPITQKKAFLEARTLELLKNLLSNSLVVERQPCMPTHPQRPLVLKTGVQFTVKLRFLVKLQEFNYQIKVKAVFDKDVTEKKGFRKFNILGTNTKVMNMEESNGSLAAEFRHLQLKEQKVAGNRTNEGPLIVTEELHSLGFESELQLNQSGLSIKLEAMSLPVVVISNVCQLPSGWASILWYNMLTTEPKNLKFFLSPPAAKWSQLSEVLSWQFSSVTKRGLNQEQLNMLADKLLGAKAQRNPEGLIPWTKFCKQGANEKAFAFWLWIEGILDLIKRHLLSLWNDGSIMGFISKEREKALLSGKCPGTFLLRFSESSRDGAITFTWIEHDIHDKPIFHSVEPYTKKELTAVSLPDIIRTYKVMAAENIPENPLRFLYPAIPKDKAFGKYYPKPPEPQEPMDVESSQPSGYMKTELISVSEVPPSRLQDNIMPMSPDDYKALEQFVGHRDIDAVTNNLMDFGGFDAQMSGDLQDEN, translated from the exons ATGGCGCAGTGGGGCCAGCTTCAGATGTTGGACTGTAAGTACCTGGAGCAGGTGGACCAGCTGTACGACGACTCCTTCCCCATGGACATCCGCCAGTACCTGAGCAAGTGGATCGAGAGCATCGACTG GGACACGGTGGCGATGCAGGACTCGCTGGCCACCATTCGCTTCCACGACCTGCTGGCTCAGCTGGACGACCAGCACAGCCGCTTTGCGCTGGAGAACAacttcctgctgcagcacaACATCCGAAAAATCAAAAGGAACCTGCAG GATCGGTTCCAGGAGGATCCGGTCCACATGGCCATGATTATCTCCAGGAACCTGAAAGAGGAGCAGAACATCCTGGCTAAGGCGAAGAGCATGGAG CAGGAGGGCGAGAGCACGGTGTCCGCCATGGTGGTGGAGAAGCAGAAGCTGGACAACAAAGTGAAGGAGATGAGGGACCGAGTCCAG ATGGTGGACGTGAACATCAAGAACGTGGAGGACCTGCAGGACGAGTACGACTTCAGGGTCAACTCCCTGAAGAATAGAG AGAACGAGATGAACGGCATGACAGCGAaggagctggagaaggagaagaTGGGCATCGCCCGGATGGGCTTCGAGCTGAAATCCAAGCGTCAG GACGCGGTGATCCAGCTGAGCGACCTCCTCACCGTCATCCACGCCCTCCTGACCGACCTGATCTCCGAGGAGCTGCCGGAGTGGAAGCAGCGGCAGCAGATCGCCTGCATCGGCGGCCCGCCAAACGCCTGCGTGGACCAGCTGCAGAACTG GTTCACGGCCGCGGCGGAGAGCCTCCAGCAGGTCCGCCAGCACCTGAAGAAGCTGCAGGAGTTGGAGCAGAAGTTCACGTACGACAACGACCCCATCACGCAGAAGAAAGCCTTCCTGGAGGCGCGAACTCTGGAGCTGCTCAAAAACCTTCTCTCCAA CTCCCTGGTGGTGGAGCGGCAGCCGTGCATGCCCACCCACCCGCAGAGGCCGCTGGTGCTGAAGACCGGCGTCCAGTTCACCGTCAAACTACG GTTTCTGgtgaagctgcaggagttcaACTACCAGATCAAGGTCAAGGCCGTGTTCGACAA AGATGTTACGGAGAAGAAAGG GTTTCGGAAGTTCAACATTCTGGGGACGAACACCAAAGTCATGAACATGGAAGAGTCCAACGGCAGTTTGGCGGCAGAGTTCCGACATTTG CAACTGAAGGAGCAGAAAGTCGCCGGCAACAGAACCAATGAG GGCCCTCTGATCGTCACGGAGGAGCTGCATTCACTCGGCTTCGAGTCGGAGCTGCAGCTCAACCAGTCCGGCCTGAGCATCAAGCTGGAG GCCATGTCGCTGCCCGTGGTGGTCATCTCCAACGTGTGCCAGCTGCCCAGCGGCTGGGCCTCCATCCTCTGGTACAACATGCTCACCACCGAGCCCAAA AACCTCAAGTTCTTCCTGTCGCCGCCGGCCGCCAAGTGGTCTCAGCTGTCCGAGGTTCTCAGCTGGCAGTTCTCCTCCGTCACCAAGCGAGGACTGAACCAGGAGCAGCTCAACATGCTGGCGGACAAACTGCTGG GAGCCAAAGCGCAGAGGAACCCAGAGGGACTCATCCCTTGGACCAAGTTCtgcaag CAAGGTGCCAACGAGAAAGCGTTCGCCTTCTGGCTGTGGATCGAAGGGATCCTGGATTTGATCAAGAGGCACCTGCTGTCCCTGTGGAACGACGG CTCCATCATGGGCTTCATCAGCAAAGAGAGGGAGAAGGCTCTGCTGAGCGGCAAATGTCCGGGAACCTTCCTGCTGCGCTTCAGCGAGAGCAGCCGGGACGGCGCCATCACCTTCACCTGGATCGAGCACGACATCCACG ACAAGCCGATTTTCCACTCCGTTGAGCCGTACACCAAGAAGGAGCTGACTGCTGTTTCGCTGCCCGACATCATTCGCACCTACAAGGTGATGGCGGCCGAGAACATTCCAGAGAACCCGCTGCGCTTCCTCTACCCCGCCATCCCCAAAGACAAGGCTTTTGGGAAATACTACCCCAAACCCCCAGAGC CTCAAGAGCCCATGGACGTGGAGAGCTCGCAGCCCAGTGGCTACATGAAGACAGAGCTCATATCCGTTTCAGAAGT ACCGCCGTCCAGGCTGCAAGACAACATCATGCCCATGTCTCCGGACGACTACAAGGCACTGGAGCAGTTTGTGGGCCACAGAGACATCGATGCTGTG ACCAACAATCTGATGGACTTTGGAGGGTTTGACGCTCAG atgaGCGGAGACTTACAGGACGAAAACTGA